Proteins co-encoded in one Saprospira grandis genomic window:
- a CDS encoding MG2 domain-containing protein has protein sequence MHKIIYFLLFLGLYSSAWAQERPYSQKIEQYNEILPTENIYAQTDRSYYEPGETIWFSAYLLDQELLASKSEVLEVEWLNPKGQVEKSYRLPVLKGKARGDFKLDKDAKGGIYTLRLKTNWQKNFGDQQFVFEKKLTVQNQYLPDLLMKLDFLRERYGAGDLVQAKLDVRTPQNEVLANKKLSYEIFLGGKVWKKGKGETNAMGQSQIQFELPSSLEASEGLLNVFVEHEGKRESIGRSIPLVQDKIQLHFMPESGDLMAGFKNRLAIKSLDLQGQAVDIEAVLLNAAGEELQAYKSYHQGMGVLDFEPKAQEQYRLKVLRPVQQEFDLPKALTKGLSFKILSQDEEQLELEIYSSKKQSICLLMVQDAGLIEERGIALKAGSQRYSLPLKDCKMGIAKITLFNQAEQPEAERLFFATKQAGLQIEIETDKDKYAIREKVNLKIKVKDAAGKPVQTQLSLAVVDDKFWNLDQDKADNILSHFLLSSQLKGKIQEPAFYFEDNNPKADTALDYLLLTQGWRRYNWRQIMAAEPQVKFMAEDGKRLAGQLFFNGAPLGNKSLGVYRNGDKKLLAELKTDAEGFFVWEDYEGEDQLLLKTKYRGFLLEQTVYPKNYHTSQNREPVYFQRQLFRTLQDKSAYYSRKKVGSSSDPAVLKGMIFDEYGEPFAFANVVLLKAGTGQLVKGTSTDFDGNYKFDGITPGIYDLRITYVGYPKGLIKQLRIGGGEQLRYDYYYSDSDLDLMEVAVEEVRILEYSVPLIETDNTTAGQTLGAEDIRKMPTRNIASIAATTAGVNQAENGEELSRGNRNNDIVIKGIRVIDGAPRPAPVEKTPAVGQETKLNTANLNETSNYLNLQRAEGQLRPSPTTDKLSQPQITDTKTTIKGITAELSQQGWAEFYQSQSFYAPDYSPYLAAKERYENISVERTDFRNTLYWNSLVETDEDGEAELYFYNSDALTTFRIITEGVGGQKIGRQEKTYSVQSPFQLRAQLPKELIVGDTLRLPVFLINQTDEALSGKFYLSHSEQWQPLFSRDTQKYNIPKDSFLRLELPFVLNYSKNRDLNMKLSFFASGHKDALKLKSRLKARAFPVAISQADKQLQASYQLNIDEMKEGSMQAQITVFGNPLMQLQATLEGMIRRPYGCFEQVSSSTYPNILALHLLESTGQLDPKIADRALGYIQEGYNKLAGYESAGGGFEWFGASPAHEGLTAYGLMEFKDMAAVAPIVDEAMIERARSWLLSRRDGRGGFLSAAGYNHGWGKSEAVSNAYITMSLAYIGEKGLDKELQLAAQEASASRDLYRLALVSLAHFYAGKKAKGKELLALLQKNMTDLNKLKAEHSITYATGQNLRPHILSLAILAHLEVGDLAACHPLVNALIKTKGRYYFGDTQGTVWSLKALTAYALAQKIQSVEDGKLLVHLNGELLQEQAFNSYEGLTLAMDSLAKKMALGQNQISLSFEGFSRAQSYMLELNWLEYTPPTAQNAPISVATRLAKTQALEGDLLRYEVEIKNELQDKDAPTPIAMIGIPAGLSLQSWQLKEQQEAGKFDYYEIFDNYLVLYFRKIPSGQSKKILLDLKAELPGHFTAPANSAYLYYRPNAVFWEAGQSIQIKAAN, from the coding sequence ATGCATAAAATTATTTACTTCCTCCTCTTTCTAGGACTATATAGCTCGGCTTGGGCACAAGAGCGACCCTACAGCCAAAAAATAGAGCAATACAATGAAATCTTGCCCACAGAAAATATTTATGCACAAACCGATCGCAGCTATTATGAACCAGGGGAAACTATTTGGTTTTCAGCTTATTTACTTGACCAAGAGCTGCTAGCCAGTAAGTCGGAAGTGCTAGAAGTGGAATGGCTAAACCCTAAGGGACAGGTCGAGAAAAGTTACCGCTTGCCCGTACTAAAGGGCAAGGCTAGAGGAGACTTTAAGTTGGATAAAGATGCCAAAGGTGGAATTTATACGCTTCGGCTAAAGACTAATTGGCAAAAGAATTTTGGAGATCAACAGTTTGTTTTTGAGAAAAAACTCACGGTCCAAAACCAATATTTACCTGATCTATTGATGAAGCTAGATTTCTTGCGAGAGCGCTATGGAGCAGGTGATTTGGTGCAGGCCAAATTGGATGTACGCACACCCCAAAATGAAGTTTTGGCCAATAAAAAGCTAAGCTATGAGATTTTTCTAGGAGGGAAAGTCTGGAAAAAAGGCAAGGGCGAGACCAATGCCATGGGGCAAAGCCAAATTCAATTTGAACTACCCAGCTCCTTGGAGGCCTCTGAAGGCTTGCTCAATGTCTTTGTAGAGCATGAAGGCAAAAGAGAATCTATCGGGCGAAGTATTCCATTGGTCCAAGATAAAATCCAGCTGCACTTTATGCCCGAAAGTGGCGACCTCATGGCGGGTTTTAAAAATCGCTTGGCCATTAAATCTCTAGACCTACAAGGCCAGGCCGTAGATATTGAGGCTGTGCTATTGAATGCCGCCGGAGAAGAATTGCAAGCCTACAAAAGCTATCATCAGGGAATGGGCGTTTTGGATTTTGAGCCTAAAGCTCAAGAACAATATCGGCTAAAAGTGCTTCGTCCCGTACAACAAGAGTTTGACTTGCCCAAGGCCCTCACTAAAGGACTTAGCTTTAAGATCTTGTCTCAAGACGAAGAACAACTAGAACTAGAAATTTATAGCAGTAAAAAACAAAGCATCTGCCTGTTGATGGTCCAAGATGCAGGCCTTATCGAAGAGCGTGGAATCGCGCTGAAGGCGGGCAGCCAAAGGTATAGCTTGCCGCTAAAAGATTGCAAAATGGGCATCGCCAAGATTACCCTCTTCAATCAGGCAGAGCAGCCCGAGGCCGAGCGCCTATTTTTTGCCACAAAGCAAGCAGGTCTGCAAATCGAAATTGAAACAGATAAAGATAAATATGCCATTCGCGAAAAGGTCAATCTAAAAATTAAGGTGAAAGATGCAGCAGGCAAGCCCGTGCAAACGCAGCTCTCTTTAGCCGTGGTCGATGATAAGTTTTGGAATCTGGACCAAGATAAAGCCGATAATATTCTTTCTCATTTCTTGCTCTCTAGCCAACTAAAAGGCAAGATCCAAGAACCCGCTTTTTACTTTGAGGACAATAACCCCAAAGCAGATACCGCCTTAGATTATCTGCTTTTGACGCAAGGCTGGCGCCGCTATAACTGGCGGCAAATCATGGCGGCAGAGCCCCAAGTTAAATTCATGGCAGAAGATGGAAAACGTCTGGCCGGACAACTGTTTTTTAATGGAGCGCCTTTGGGCAATAAGTCGCTAGGCGTTTATCGCAATGGAGATAAAAAACTACTCGCAGAGCTCAAAACAGATGCAGAGGGCTTTTTTGTCTGGGAAGACTATGAGGGAGAAGATCAGCTCTTACTAAAAACAAAGTATAGAGGCTTTTTACTAGAACAAACGGTTTACCCCAAGAACTATCATACTTCTCAGAATAGAGAGCCCGTCTATTTTCAAAGACAGCTTTTCCGCACACTCCAAGATAAAAGCGCCTATTATAGCCGTAAAAAAGTGGGCAGCTCCTCAGATCCCGCTGTCCTCAAAGGGATGATCTTTGATGAGTATGGAGAGCCCTTTGCTTTTGCTAATGTTGTCTTACTAAAAGCAGGAACAGGTCAGCTAGTCAAAGGAACCTCCACAGATTTTGATGGGAATTATAAATTTGATGGAATTACTCCTGGAATTTATGACCTCAGGATTACTTATGTAGGCTATCCTAAAGGCCTGATTAAACAGCTAAGAATTGGAGGTGGTGAGCAGCTACGCTATGACTACTATTATTCAGATTCGGATCTAGATTTAATGGAGGTGGCTGTTGAAGAGGTGCGGATTCTAGAGTATAGTGTTCCACTGATAGAAACCGATAATACTACTGCTGGCCAAACATTAGGCGCAGAAGATATTCGAAAAATGCCTACTCGTAATATTGCGAGTATTGCCGCAACTACAGCAGGGGTGAACCAGGCAGAAAATGGCGAGGAATTAAGTCGAGGAAATAGGAATAATGATATTGTTATTAAAGGAATAAGAGTAATTGATGGTGCGCCACGACCAGCTCCAGTAGAAAAAACTCCAGCAGTAGGACAAGAAACAAAACTGAACACAGCTAATCTAAACGAGACCAGCAATTACCTCAATCTACAAAGAGCAGAGGGACAGCTTCGTCCCAGCCCAACAACCGATAAGTTGAGCCAACCTCAAATTACCGATACCAAAACGACGATAAAAGGAATAACTGCAGAACTTAGCCAGCAAGGCTGGGCTGAATTTTATCAGAGTCAAAGCTTTTACGCTCCAGATTATAGCCCTTATTTAGCCGCAAAAGAGCGCTACGAAAATATTTCCGTGGAGCGAACCGACTTTAGAAATACCCTGTACTGGAACTCTTTGGTCGAAACGGATGAAGATGGAGAGGCAGAACTCTATTTTTATAATTCTGATGCACTAACTACTTTCCGCATTATTACGGAAGGAGTAGGCGGACAAAAAATTGGTCGCCAAGAAAAAACCTATAGTGTGCAGTCTCCTTTTCAGCTACGGGCCCAATTGCCCAAAGAGCTGATTGTTGGCGATACCCTCCGCTTGCCCGTCTTTTTGATTAACCAAACCGATGAAGCGCTTTCAGGCAAGTTTTATTTGTCGCATAGCGAGCAATGGCAACCGCTATTTAGTCGAGATACGCAGAAATACAATATTCCTAAGGATAGCTTTTTGCGCCTAGAGCTGCCTTTTGTGCTCAATTATAGCAAAAACAGAGACCTCAATATGAAGCTGAGCTTTTTTGCTTCTGGCCATAAAGATGCTTTAAAGCTAAAGAGCCGACTCAAAGCTAGAGCCTTTCCTGTAGCCATTAGCCAGGCCGATAAACAACTGCAGGCGAGCTATCAATTGAATATTGATGAAATGAAGGAGGGCTCTATGCAAGCCCAAATTACCGTTTTTGGCAATCCGCTCATGCAATTGCAAGCGACCTTAGAAGGCATGATCCGCCGCCCTTATGGCTGTTTTGAGCAGGTTTCTTCCAGTACTTATCCCAATATTTTGGCCCTACATTTATTAGAGTCTACAGGCCAACTCGATCCCAAAATAGCGGATCGAGCGCTGGGCTATATCCAAGAGGGCTATAATAAATTGGCGGGCTATGAGTCTGCTGGCGGTGGCTTCGAGTGGTTTGGCGCCTCTCCTGCGCATGAGGGCCTCACGGCCTATGGCCTAATGGAATTTAAGGATATGGCCGCTGTGGCGCCCATTGTCGATGAGGCCATGATCGAGCGTGCCCGAAGCTGGTTGCTCTCTCGTCGAGATGGCCGTGGTGGCTTTTTGTCTGCTGCTGGCTATAATCATGGCTGGGGCAAATCGGAGGCGGTAAGCAATGCCTATATTACGATGTCTTTGGCCTATATTGGCGAAAAAGGCCTAGATAAGGAGCTGCAATTAGCGGCCCAAGAGGCTAGCGCTAGCCGCGATTTATACCGTCTGGCCCTAGTGAGTTTGGCCCATTTTTATGCTGGCAAAAAGGCTAAGGGCAAAGAACTTTTGGCTTTGCTCCAAAAGAATATGACTGACCTCAACAAGTTAAAGGCCGAGCATTCGATTACTTATGCGACGGGCCAAAATCTTCGTCCGCATATTTTGTCTTTGGCCATTTTGGCCCATTTGGAGGTGGGCGATCTGGCCGCCTGTCATCCCTTGGTCAATGCTTTAATCAAAACAAAAGGCCGCTATTATTTTGGCGATACCCAAGGCACGGTTTGGTCGCTCAAGGCCCTAACCGCCTACGCCTTGGCGCAAAAAATACAGTCTGTAGAAGACGGAAAACTGCTTGTTCATCTGAATGGGGAGCTGCTCCAAGAACAGGCCTTTAATAGCTATGAGGGCCTAACTTTAGCCATGGATAGCTTGGCCAAAAAAATGGCCCTTGGCCAAAATCAAATTAGCCTGAGCTTTGAGGGCTTTAGCCGAGCGCAAAGCTATATGTTGGAGCTCAATTGGCTAGAATATACGCCACCTACGGCCCAAAATGCGCCTATTTCAGTGGCTACTCGCTTGGCCAAAACGCAAGCGCTAGAAGGGGATTTGCTCCGTTATGAGGTCGAAATTAAGAACGAATTGCAGGACAAAGATGCGCCCACACCTATTGCCATGATTGGGATTCCCGCTGGCCTGAGCTTACAATCTTGGCAGCTCAAGGAGCAGCAAGAGGCGGGCAAATTTGATTACTACGAGATTTTTGACAATTATTTGGTCCTCTACTTTAGAAAAATTCCCTCGGGCCAATCTAAAAAGATACTTTTGGACCTGAAAGCGGAGCTGCCTGGGCATTTTACGGCCCCCGCCAATTCGGCCTACCTCTATTATCGCCCCAATGCAGTATTTTGGGAAGCGGGCCAAAGCATACAGATCAAAGCAGCCAATTAA
- a CDS encoding TonB-dependent receptor translates to MNKLIPYFFLLLVGPIWGQSLSEPAVFQHYFKDDLRAARLYTDAGLGKYFWLAQQREPNLNYYGFDDYSLDHDGAFGSILLTPKHQPRLGLDLMGSHAGEFNGALRSRLDVDAMQVSLDVQGQYLNQIRDANEDGWQDQAQNQSFYLDNSWDVYSGRYHSNNNIQFLSLAQQEGRTAFLQGDTMAYGQELKLQQQQLSSHHLVGFRTKDLLLINLQYKDHMQQRNWGKREYEGEEVRLEVKARYEYHLKSELDIFRMQLDVVQNRFIERLDSQDFRRAERLLGGAVGYDTYWGPKWQLITHMQLHYHNLAGPQFSPQVKLNYQIHKEIKSNFFAGRSWRFANPLTEYADLLRTGRRIAVDSDWQAEELYYYGFALDVSHWWNLYYGPFGSFLSQLQFRWRQQLAPQEMVVNLDEDPYLLSFDYLDEG, encoded by the coding sequence ATGAATAAACTAATACCCTACTTTTTTCTCCTTTTAGTTGGACCAATTTGGGGGCAGAGCCTATCGGAGCCTGCCGTTTTTCAGCATTATTTTAAAGATGATTTGCGAGCCGCTCGTTTGTATACAGATGCGGGTTTGGGTAAATATTTTTGGTTGGCCCAGCAGCGGGAGCCCAACCTAAATTACTATGGTTTTGATGACTATAGTTTGGACCATGATGGGGCTTTTGGCAGCATTTTGCTCACGCCCAAGCATCAACCTCGTTTGGGGCTAGACCTTATGGGCAGCCATGCTGGAGAATTTAATGGGGCTTTGCGCAGCCGTTTGGATGTGGATGCCATGCAGGTCAGTTTGGATGTGCAAGGACAATACCTGAATCAAATTCGGGATGCAAATGAGGATGGCTGGCAAGATCAGGCCCAAAATCAGAGTTTTTATTTAGACAATAGCTGGGATGTTTACTCGGGCCGCTATCATTCCAATAACAATATCCAGTTTTTGAGTTTGGCGCAGCAAGAGGGGCGAACCGCCTTTTTGCAGGGAGATACGATGGCTTATGGGCAAGAACTCAAGTTGCAACAGCAGCAGCTCAGTAGCCATCATTTGGTAGGTTTTCGGACCAAAGACTTATTGCTCATCAATTTGCAGTATAAGGACCATATGCAGCAGCGAAATTGGGGCAAGCGAGAATATGAGGGGGAAGAAGTGCGCCTAGAGGTGAAGGCCCGCTATGAATACCACCTCAAATCGGAGCTGGATATTTTTCGGATGCAGCTGGATGTGGTCCAAAATCGCTTTATTGAACGCTTAGACAGCCAAGATTTTAGACGAGCTGAACGGCTTTTGGGCGGGGCAGTAGGTTATGATACTTATTGGGGCCCAAAATGGCAGTTGATTACGCATATGCAGTTGCATTACCATAATTTGGCGGGCCCGCAATTTAGTCCACAAGTTAAATTGAATTACCAAATCCATAAGGAGATCAAGAGCAACTTTTTTGCTGGTCGCTCTTGGCGCTTTGCCAATCCCTTAACCGAATATGCCGATTTATTGCGCACGGGCCGCCGCATAGCAGTAGATAGCGATTGGCAGGCCGAAGAACTCTACTATTACGGCTTTGCCTTAGATGTTTCGCATTGGTGGAACCTTTATTATGGGCCATTTGGATCTTTTCTCTCCCAGTTACAGTTCCGTTGGCGGCAGCAGCTAGCCCCCCAAGAAATGGTCGTCAACTTAGATGAAG